The genomic region TGGCGTTGGCCAGGGCGCGAACCGTCAGGTCGATGAAGCGCGCCCGCGTTTTTCCCTCCGGCGTTTCGTCCGGCCCCAGTTCGAGCCACGGCGCAATGCCGACGAACGTGCGGCCGAACGCTTCGAGCGGCGCGTAATTCGTGCGGCTCAACTCCCATTCATGCACGGGCAGCCGTTCGCGGAGCCGGCCGTCCGCCAGCGCCGTCAACACTGGTTCGGCCGTCCGCGTCAGCACCGCCACCGTGTAGGCGCGATCCGCGGCCCCGGCGGATTCCTGATCCGCCCGCGCCATGGAACCGGTCAACGTGGCCAGGGCAAAAACGATGGCGAAAAGGCGGGGCGCAGCATTCATGTGTGCGCCGATTCAACCACATTCCTGCGCCACGGCAATCCCGGCCTGCGCCCACAGCCCCGCCCGTCGCCGCGCAAGCGGGTTTGGAACGTTTTTTCGATTGAATCAAACAACGGCCATCGCCATCTATGGCCCCATGCGAAATCTCCTGCCCGGTCTCGTGTTGTGCGTCGCCGCCGGCTGCGCCGCGCGTTCGCCCATGAACGCCATGCTCAAACGCACCGATGTGCTGACAATCATGGAAAGTGTGGCGGACTGGCAGCTCGCCAATCCCGGCAAGCACCCGGCCGACGACTGGACGCAGGGTGCGCTCTACACGGGCATCATGGCGCTCGACGGGATTTCCCCCAGCCCGCGGTTCCGGGAGGCGATGCGGCGGATGGGTGAAAGCAACGAATGGAAACTCGGTGCGCGCACGTATCATGCCGACGACCAGTGCGTGGGCCAGACCTACGTCGAACTCTGGCAGCGCTACCACGACGACCGGATGATCGCGCCCATGCGCGCGCAGTTTGACGAAATCCTCGCCCACCCGCGGAACCTTCCGACGCTCGAATTCAAGCAAAAGGGCGTGCAGGATCTCTGGTCGTGGTGCGACTCACTGTTCATGGCGCCGCCCGCGTGGGTGCGGCTTGCCGCCGCCACCCATGACGAACGTTACCTGAATTTTGCCGTCACGAACTGGTGGCGCACCTCGGATTACCTTTACGACCCCGGCGCGCATCTGTTCTTCCGGGACAGCACCTACTTTACAAAACGCGAGGCCAACGGCGCGAAGGTCTTCTGGAGCCGCGGCAACGGCTGGGTGATGGGCGGACTGGTCCGCGTGCTGGAATACCTGCCAAAGAATCATCCGGACCGCCCGCGGTTTGAACGGCAGTTCAAGGAAATGGCGGCGAAGATTCTCACCTGTCAGCAACCCGATGGTCTCTGGCGCGCCAGCCTGCTCGATCCCCAAAGCTACCCGCTCAAGGAAACCAGCGGCTCGGGCTTTTACACCTACGCGCTCGCCTGGGGCATCAACCACGGGTTGCTTGACCGCGCCACCTACGAACCCGCCGTGCTCAAGGCGTGGCTGGCGTTGGTGAACTGCGTCTCGCCCGAAGGCAAGCTCACGCACGTGCAGCCCATCGGGGCCGACCCGCGCCATTTCCCGGCGGACGCGACCGAAGTTTACGGCGTCGGCGCGTTTCTGCTGGCCGGCAGTGAAGTTTACCGGCTGGCGGAATGATCCACATCCCGGCCGGGGGTGTTTCCGGATCAAAACAATTCAAGCTCGTTGATCGTTGGGCCCTCGGACGCATCGAGAATGTTCAAACGGAATTCCTGCGCCTTGACCGGCGCGAATGTCCGTTGGAAGGCCCGGCCCAATTGGGCCGTCGTGAAAATGGTTTTCCACGCGCCACCGTCGCGATACTGAAATTCGCATTGCTGCACCCGGCCGGCGAACGCTTCGTTGATGCGCACACCGCGCACCATCCGCGGCTCCTTGAAGGCCACCGCAATCCAGGCCTGCCGGGTGCCGCCATCCGTGGCCCAGCGGGTTCCGGCGTCACGGTCGAACGCGCGTTCAGGACCATAATCCGCCTCGTCGTGCTGGAACACATTCGAGGCGGTGACCTTGAAGCTCAAGGGAACGGCCACCGCCGGCAAATCCATTGCCGAACCGGCCAAAACCAGTTTCACCACGGTATCGATGCGGTCCCGCATCATCGCGGGCACGAAAAGCTCGAGGCCTGCCGGGCTTTGCCGGAAACGGATGGGACGCCCGTCCAGCAGTGACGCGGATTGAATCGTTTGCCCGATGTCCGGCAGCGCAACAGTGTCGCCATCGGCGCGCAGGACGTGCACGTAAACAAGATTGTCCCGCCGCGTGCTGACGACGCCGGCCGCGGGTTTCCAAGGTCCACCGCGCGTGCCGTAGATGCTTTCACCATTTTTCTGCAACCACGCGCCGATTTCCCGGAGCAGGCCGGCTTGCGCTGGATCAATTACTCCGTCCGGGCGCGGGCCCACGTTGAGCAGCATGTTGCCGTCGCCGCCGGCACAACGAATCAACATGTCGAGGCACGCGGAAACCGGCTTCACGCCATCGGCCGGCCCGCCCCAGGCCCATTGATTGTGCGCCGAAACGGTCATGCAGGATTCCCACGGACGGTCGAACTGATATTTGCCGATGCGTTGCTCGGGCGTGTCGTAATCGCCGCCATCGCCCGTGCGGTCGTTGATGAGAATGTCCGGCTGCAACTGCCGCGCCAGCTTGATGGTGGCGGCGCCCCGTCCCTCGAACCGTTGCGGCACGTCGTTCCAAATCGTGATCAACGGCCCGTAATTGACGATGAGTTCCCGGACCTGCGCGAGCAGGTAGCGGTTATACGCGTCGAGATCGCTCTTCTCCCGCTTCACGCTTCCCCCCGGACTGGTCAACGGAAAATCCGGGTGATGCCAGTCGCACGTCGAGTAGTAGGCGCCGAACGCGATGCCCTGCCGTTTGCAGGCCGCGGCGAGTTCCTTCACCACGTCCCGGTGGAAAGGGGTGTTCATGATGTTGTAATCGGTTTCCTTCGTGTCCCAGAGGCAGAAGCCATCATGATGTTTCGTGGTGAGCACGATGTATTTCATGCCGGCCGCCCTGGCGATACTGACCCATGCGTCGGCGTTGAAGTTCGAAGGATTAAACCGCTGGTAGAGGTGGTCGTAATCCGCCACGGAAATTGCGTCGCCGCGCGACCAGCCAATTTCCTTTCCGGTGAGACTGACCGGCCCCCAATGAATAAACATGCCAAAGCGGAGCGAACGCCAATGAGCAACCGCCTCCGGCGACGCGGCCGGCCATTGCGCAGCCGCCGCGGCGGGCTTCACCGGAACCGGTTCCGCCTTGAGCTCAGCCGTTGCGCCCACGGCCAGGCACCACGCCAGCACACCGACCACCAGAAAGGATTTCATGGCCGCAGGATGGCAGACCAGGCCGGGCGCGTCTTGCAATATCCTGCGGCGAAGATTATTGAACATCGATGCGCCGCCCGCCCATCTAC from Verrucomicrobiia bacterium harbors:
- a CDS encoding glycoside hydrolase family 88 protein, producing the protein MRNLLPGLVLCVAAGCAARSPMNAMLKRTDVLTIMESVADWQLANPGKHPADDWTQGALYTGIMALDGISPSPRFREAMRRMGESNEWKLGARTYHADDQCVGQTYVELWQRYHDDRMIAPMRAQFDEILAHPRNLPTLEFKQKGVQDLWSWCDSLFMAPPAWVRLAAATHDERYLNFAVTNWWRTSDYLYDPGAHLFFRDSTYFTKREANGAKVFWSRGNGWVMGGLVRVLEYLPKNHPDRPRFERQFKEMAAKILTCQQPDGLWRASLLDPQSYPLKETSGSGFYTYALAWGINHGLLDRATYEPAVLKAWLALVNCVSPEGKLTHVQPIGADPRHFPADATEVYGVGAFLLAGSEVYRLAE
- a CDS encoding alpha-L-fucosidase, encoding MKSFLVVGVLAWCLAVGATAELKAEPVPVKPAAAAAQWPAASPEAVAHWRSLRFGMFIHWGPVSLTGKEIGWSRGDAISVADYDHLYQRFNPSNFNADAWVSIARAAGMKYIVLTTKHHDGFCLWDTKETDYNIMNTPFHRDVVKELAAACKRQGIAFGAYYSTCDWHHPDFPLTSPGGSVKREKSDLDAYNRYLLAQVRELIVNYGPLITIWNDVPQRFEGRGAATIKLARQLQPDILINDRTGDGGDYDTPEQRIGKYQFDRPWESCMTVSAHNQWAWGGPADGVKPVSACLDMLIRCAGGDGNMLLNVGPRPDGVIDPAQAGLLREIGAWLQKNGESIYGTRGGPWKPAAGVVSTRRDNLVYVHVLRADGDTVALPDIGQTIQSASLLDGRPIRFRQSPAGLELFVPAMMRDRIDTVVKLVLAGSAMDLPAVAVPLSFKVTASNVFQHDEADYGPERAFDRDAGTRWATDGGTRQAWIAVAFKEPRMVRGVRINEAFAGRVQQCEFQYRDGGAWKTIFTTAQLGRAFQRTFAPVKAQEFRLNILDASEGPTINELELF